A window of Deinococcus arcticus contains these coding sequences:
- a CDS encoding RNA 2'-phosphotransferase, producing the protein MNDRTLSKRLSYLLRHAPHEAGLTLAPGGWVPLAPLLACLGVTRADVQRVVATNDKARFSLRGDQIRANQGHSVPVDLELQPLPPPGVLYHGTHPGALAAIRQQGLTPRGRHHVHLSADPETAARVGARRGQPVVLTVRAGAMHGAGHFFYRSENGVWLADAVPPEFLVQSSAYTGLP; encoded by the coding sequence ATGAACGACCGCACCCTGTCCAAGCGCCTCTCGTACCTGCTGCGCCACGCCCCGCACGAGGCGGGCCTGACCCTGGCCCCCGGCGGCTGGGTGCCGCTGGCGCCCCTGCTGGCCTGTCTCGGCGTTACCCGCGCCGACGTGCAGCGGGTGGTGGCCACCAACGACAAGGCGCGCTTCAGCCTGCGCGGCGACCAGATTCGCGCCAATCAGGGCCACAGCGTTCCTGTGGACCTGGAACTGCAGCCGCTGCCCCCGCCCGGGGTGCTGTACCACGGCACGCACCCGGGCGCCCTGGCGGCCATTCGCCAGCAGGGCCTGACGCCCAGAGGGCGCCACCACGTGCACCTGTCTGCCGATCCGGAGACCGCGGCCCGGGTCGGCGCCCGGCGCGGCCAGCCCGTGGTTCTGACTGTGCGCGCCGGGGCCATGCACGGGGCCGGGCACTTCTTTTACCGCAGCGAGAACGGCGTGTGGCTGGCAGACGCCGTGCCGCCTGAATTTTTAGTCCAGTCAAGCGCCTACACTGGGCTGCCATGA
- a CDS encoding ion transporter, whose protein sequence is MGPTADRRAPWRVALGDVIYNSDTPAGRLFDLFLIAAILVSVLAVMLDSVAPLRARYAPTLSAVEWGLTVLFTLEYLLRLLSARRAWHYARSFFGVVDLLSILPAYVALLVPGAQYLLIVRVLRLLRIFRVLKLVRYLSEASVLTQALRASLAKITVFLAVVLTLVVILGTLMYVVEGPEHGFTSIPTSIYWAIVTLTTVGYGDIAPKTPLGKALASGVMILGYGIIAVPTGIVTVGLTQAQRSARREAAQVMTCARCGLWPHEPDARYCRRCGEGLPDPPAASEDL, encoded by the coding sequence GTGGGCCCTACTGCAGACCGGCGGGCGCCGTGGCGCGTGGCGCTGGGCGACGTCATCTATAACTCGGACACGCCGGCCGGGCGGCTGTTCGACCTGTTTCTGATCGCCGCCATTCTGGTGAGCGTGCTGGCGGTGATGCTGGACAGTGTGGCGCCGCTGCGGGCGCGCTACGCCCCCACCCTGAGCGCGGTGGAATGGGGCCTGACGGTGCTGTTTACCCTGGAATACCTGCTGCGGCTGCTCAGCGCCCGGCGCGCGTGGCACTATGCCCGCAGCTTTTTCGGGGTGGTGGACCTGCTGTCTATCCTGCCTGCCTACGTGGCGCTGCTGGTGCCGGGCGCGCAGTACCTGCTGATTGTGCGGGTGCTGCGCCTGCTGCGCATTTTCCGGGTGCTGAAACTGGTGCGCTACCTGTCCGAGGCGAGCGTGTTGACCCAGGCGCTGCGGGCCAGCCTCGCCAAGATCACGGTGTTTCTGGCCGTGGTGCTGACCCTGGTGGTGATTCTGGGCACCCTGATGTACGTGGTCGAGGGCCCCGAGCACGGCTTTACCAGCATTCCCACCAGCATCTACTGGGCCATTGTCACGCTGACCACCGTGGGCTACGGCGATATTGCCCCCAAGACCCCGCTGGGCAAGGCGCTGGCTTCTGGGGTGATGATTCTGGGCTACGGCATCATTGCGGTGCCCACCGGCATCGTGACTGTGGGGCTGACCCAGGCCCAGCGCAGCGCGCGCCGTGAGGCCGCGCAGGTCATGACCTGCGCGCGCTGCGGCCTCTGGCCCCACGAACCGGACGCCCGCTACTGCCGCCGCTGCGGCGAGGGGCTGCCGGACCCCCCGGCTGCGTCAGAGGACCTATAG
- a CDS encoding carboxypeptidase M32 has product MTQPETWTALVRHWQTLADLGGIGALLGWDQSTYLPPRAAAGRARQSALLSGLRHERATGAAYGRLLDDAGALTDLSPAQTRMLAAARRNFDRATRLPGAFVQTFSGHAGETYSAWVQARPANDFARMAPLLDKTLDLSRQMASYFPEFASPMDYFIDAADEGMTAAQVDRVFTALREALVPMVDEAAQADVRTDFLARHYPIPTQLALGEAIARDYGYDAAAGRQDLTAHPFMTRLGAHDVRITTRVREDDPTDALYSTLHEAGHAMYEQGVAEEFLDTPLGGGVSAGVHESQSRLWENLVGRSRAFWAGQFGRFRAAFPEQLRDVTEDELFRAVNVVRRSLIRTDADELTYNLHVITRYELERGLLAGELAVRDLPDAWHAAYEQNLGLRAPSDVDGVLQDVHWYGGGIGGAFQGYTLGNVLSAQFYAAAEQATPGLEADIARGDFSRLHGWLREHVYAPGRLYTPGELVERVTGQPMTVEPYLAYLRGKYAQLQG; this is encoded by the coding sequence ATGACACAACCCGAGACGTGGACGGCCCTGGTGCGTCACTGGCAGACCCTGGCGGACCTGGGCGGCATCGGCGCCCTGCTGGGCTGGGACCAGAGCACCTACCTGCCGCCCCGGGCGGCGGCGGGGCGCGCGCGGCAAAGTGCACTGCTGTCGGGCCTGCGCCACGAGCGCGCCACGGGCGCCGCCTACGGCCGCCTGCTGGACGACGCGGGGGCCCTGACTGACCTCAGCCCGGCCCAGACGCGCATGCTGGCCGCAGCGCGGCGCAACTTCGACCGCGCCACGCGGCTGCCCGGCGCCTTTGTACAGACCTTCTCGGGCCATGCGGGCGAGACCTACTCGGCCTGGGTGCAGGCGCGCCCGGCCAATGATTTTGCCCGGATGGCGCCGCTGCTGGACAAGACGCTGGACCTGAGCCGGCAGATGGCCTCGTACTTTCCCGAGTTCGCCTCGCCCATGGACTACTTTATTGACGCCGCCGACGAGGGCATGACCGCCGCGCAGGTGGACCGCGTGTTCACGGCGCTGCGTGAAGCGCTGGTGCCGATGGTGGACGAAGCCGCGCAGGCCGACGTGCGCACCGACTTTCTGGCCCGCCATTACCCCATTCCCACGCAGCTGGCCCTGGGTGAGGCCATTGCGCGCGATTACGGGTACGACGCAGCAGCCGGGCGCCAGGACCTGACCGCCCACCCCTTCATGACCCGGCTGGGCGCCCACGACGTGCGCATCACCACCCGCGTGCGCGAGGACGACCCCACCGACGCCCTGTATTCCACCCTGCACGAGGCCGGGCACGCCATGTACGAGCAGGGCGTGGCCGAGGAGTTTCTGGACACCCCGCTGGGCGGCGGCGTGAGCGCCGGGGTCCACGAGAGCCAGTCGCGGCTGTGGGAAAACCTGGTGGGCCGCTCGCGGGCCTTCTGGGCGGGGCAGTTTGGGCGTTTCCGGGCCGCCTTTCCCGAGCAGCTGCGGGATGTGACCGAAGACGAGTTGTTCCGCGCCGTGAACGTGGTGCGCCGCAGCCTCATCCGCACGGACGCCGACGAACTGACCTACAACCTGCACGTGATTACCCGCTACGAGCTGGAACGCGGGCTGCTGGCCGGGGAACTGGCGGTGCGCGACCTGCCGGACGCGTGGCACGCGGCGTACGAGCAGAACCTGGGCCTGCGCGCGCCCAGCGACGTGGACGGCGTGCTGCAGGACGTGCACTGGTACGGCGGCGGCATCGGCGGGGCCTTTCAGGGCTATACCCTGGGCAACGTGCTCAGCGCGCAGTTCTACGCGGCGGCCGAGCAGGCCACCCCCGGCTTAGAGGCCGACATTGCGCGCGGTGACTTTTCCCGCCTGCACGGCTGGCTGCGGGAGCACGTGTACGCACCGGGCCGGCTGTACACCCCGGGCGAACTGGTGGAGCGCGTGACCGGCCAGCCCATGACGGTGGAGCCGTATCTGGCCTACCTGCGCGGGAAGTACGCCCAGCTTCAGGGCTGA
- a CDS encoding YDG/SRA domain-containing protein: MTPPVGEVPGIAPGTSFEGRRALSEAGVHRPLQAGIAGTALGGAVSVVLSGGYEDDQDSGEQILYTGEGGRDPRTGAQTAHQLLTRGNLALARSHLLGQPVRVVRRVVGSTYRYDGLYWVTSFWHEVGRSGYRIWRFLLEAQVPSRPERQATTRLSRTSAHAAQVKAWHDHTCQLCGLRLSTPAGPYAEAAHIRPLGQPHCGPDTPENLLCLCPNCHVLFDLGGVGVAHDLSLLGRPGALRTARAHHLDPTQLAYHRAHVYSEEP; the protein is encoded by the coding sequence ATGACCCCACCAGTGGGTGAAGTGCCGGGAATTGCGCCCGGCACGTCTTTTGAGGGCCGCCGCGCCCTGAGCGAGGCAGGCGTCCACCGGCCGCTGCAGGCGGGCATTGCGGGCACGGCCCTGGGCGGCGCCGTGTCGGTGGTGCTGTCCGGCGGCTATGAGGACGACCAGGACAGCGGCGAGCAGATTCTGTACACCGGCGAGGGCGGGCGTGACCCGCGCACCGGGGCGCAGACCGCCCACCAGTTGCTGACGCGCGGCAACCTCGCCCTGGCGCGCAGCCACCTGCTGGGCCAGCCGGTGCGGGTGGTGCGCCGCGTGGTGGGGTCCACCTACCGCTACGACGGCCTGTACTGGGTAACGTCTTTCTGGCACGAGGTGGGGCGCTCGGGCTACCGCATCTGGCGTTTCCTGCTGGAGGCGCAGGTGCCCAGTCGGCCTGAGCGTCAGGCCACCACGCGCCTCAGCCGCACCAGCGCCCACGCCGCGCAGGTAAAGGCCTGGCACGACCACACCTGCCAGCTGTGCGGCCTGCGCCTTTCCACCCCCGCCGGCCCCTACGCCGAGGCCGCGCACATTCGCCCGCTGGGCCAGCCACACTGCGGCCCGGACACGCCAGAGAACCTGCTGTGCCTGTGCCCCAACTGCCACGTGTTGTTTGACCTGGGCGGCGTGGGGGTGGCCCACGACCTGAGCCTGCTGGGCCGCCCCGGCGCCCTGCGCACAGCGCGCGCCCACCATCTGGACCCGACTCAGCTTGCCTACCACCGCGCCCACGTGTACAGCGAGGAGCCCTGA